One Actinomycetota bacterium DNA window includes the following coding sequences:
- a CDS encoding DUF3151 family protein, translating into MADVTFSTGLPETVLPPGPDEAVAALAQAMAQPPEHRRQAVSSVVERWPRYLDAWARLGQLARDEVEAYACFRVGYHRGLDQLRQSGWRGSGYVRWRHETNRGFLRALDGLREAAASIGEPDEAERCQMFLHQLDPDWDRR; encoded by the coding sequence ATGGCAGACGTGACCTTTTCCACCGGCTTGCCCGAGACCGTGCTGCCGCCCGGCCCCGACGAAGCGGTGGCCGCCCTCGCCCAGGCCATGGCCCAGCCGCCCGAGCACCGCCGCCAAGCTGTCTCCTCGGTGGTCGAGCGCTGGCCCCGCTACCTCGACGCCTGGGCACGGCTGGGCCAGCTGGCGCGCGACGAGGTCGAGGCCTACGCCTGCTTCCGGGTCGGTTACCACCGGGGCCTCGACCAGCTACGCCAGTCGGGCTGGAGAGGCAGCGGGTACGTCCGCTGGCGCCACGAGACCAACCGAGGCTTCCTACGGGCCCTCGACGGGTTGCGCGAGGCGGCCGCGTCCATCGGCGAGCCCGACGAGGCCGAACGGTGCCAGATGTTCCTCCACCAGCTCGACCCCGACTGGGACCGGCGATGA
- a CDS encoding acylphosphatase yields MSDASKANGDGSTSGDGAVVRRRLTVSGRVQGVFYRESLRRLAVEKGIGGWARNTRDGLEAVLEGPEPLVDELVKWSRKGPPHAVVIHVQVDDEEPTGEREFRVR; encoded by the coding sequence ATGAGCGACGCCAGCAAGGCCAACGGCGACGGCAGCACCAGCGGCGACGGGGCCGTCGTCCGTCGGCGGCTGACCGTGAGCGGGCGGGTACAGGGGGTCTTCTACCGGGAGTCCCTGCGCCGGTTGGCGGTCGAGAAGGGGATCGGGGGTTGGGCCAGGAACACCCGTGATGGGCTCGAGGCCGTCCTCGAAGGACCGGAGCCCCTCGTGGACGAGCTGGTCAAGTGGTCCCGCAAGGGCCCGCCCCACGCGGTGGTGATCCACGTGCAGGTCGACGACGAGGAGCCGACGGGGGAGCGTGAGTTCCGGGTTCGATGA